CGGATTCCACGAGGTGGACAAGGCCCTGGGCATCATCGTCAAGGCCCTTCTGTCCCAGGACGTGACCCTGGCGTTTAAGATCTGCCGGGCGGAATTCAACCTGGACGCCATCTTCAAGGACAATTTCGACCGCATCCTGGTGGACCTGCGCAAGGGCGAATCCCCGGAGAACTGCATCACCTGCCACAACATCTTCCGCTACCTGGAGCGCATGGGGGATTCCATCCTAAACATCGGCGAGGCCATCATCTTCGCCGCCGTGGGAGAGAAATTCAAGATCCACCAGTATCAGGCCTTAAAAGACACCCTGGCCCAGCGCGGGGCCGAGGTGCCCATCACCAAGGGCGAATTCCAGTCCATCTGGGGCACCCACTCGGGCTGTCGCATCGGCAAGCTGCCCGACAAGCCCGGCTCCAAATCCCACGGGGTGCTCTTCAAGGAAGGCAACGCCACCAAGATCATCCAGGAAAAGGAGAACATCGAGCGCTGGGAGGCCATCCTGCCCGGCCTGCCGCCCCGGGTGCAGGGGTTTCAAAGCGAGGGCGACTCGGCCTCCATGCTCCTGGAATACCTGGGCGGCTGCACCCTGCAACAGATCGTGCTTACGGCCGATGCCGAGATCGCGGCCAACGCCATGTTTTTGGTGGAACAGACCATGTCCCTGTTGTGGGACAAGACCAAAAAAGACGGACAGGTCTCGGCCGGGTACATCCGCCAGCTCCACGCCCGCCTGGAGGACGTCTTCCGGCTGCATCCCGATTTCGACACCCCGCCGCGCACCATGGGCGACCTGGAATTGTGGTCCTTCGCGGAAATGCTCGAGGCCACGGCAGAGCTCGAACGGCAGTTGCCCGCCCCCTTCTCCGTGTTCATCCACGGCGACTGCAACATCAACAACATCATCTACGAGCACACCGAGCAGCGCATCCACTACATCGATCTGCACCGCTCCAAGGACACGGACTACATCCAGGACGTCTCCGTGTTTCTGGTTTCCAACTTCCGCCTGCCCATCATGGACCAGAGCATGCGCGCCCGGCCCAACCAGGTCATCGCCCGGTTCCTGGACTTCTCCCGGGACTACGCCCTGGCCCATGGCGACGATACCTTCGAGGCCCGGCTGACCCTGGGACTTATCCGCTCGTTTCTGACCTCCACCCGGTTCGAGTTCAACCGGGATTTCGCCAAGGACATGTTCCTGCGCTGCACCTATCTCATGGGCCGCATCCTGACCCATGCCGGAAGCCCCTGGCAGGATTTCCGGTTGCCCGAACGGGTGCTGTACTACTAACCCCTTGCCCGGAGGCCCCGGCCGCCTCCATCCGGAGCAACGGATGCGCGACCTCCCCCCGGCCAGGGCGGACGCCCCCCCGCCGGGCCAAAGCCTGGCCCAGGCTGTCGCCGTCCTGTGCCAGGCGTTCGCCCCGGCCGCCAGCCTGTCCCTGGTCCTGGCCCAGACCCGGGTGGCCGTGGTCTGCGACAGCCCGGACACGGCCCGGGCCGTGGGCGCGGCCTTTCGGGATTTCGCCGCCCCCCCCGGGCCCGCCGACATCACCATCCTGTTGCACTGCCGCCCCCCGGTTCCCGAAGACTTCTGCCCCGGCGTGGTCCTGGCCGACCGCCCCTTCGATCCCCGCGACGCCACCTCCAAGGAGCAATGGGCGGACCTGCCCGGCGGCCGGGTGGTCCGCAAAAAGCGCACGGGCATGGTCTTTGTCTTCGGCGACAACGTGCATGTGGCCGCCGGGCCCTGCCTGGACCACCTGGACCAGATCGTGAACTTCATCAATTTCCGGATGGTCGCCCGGCATTTAGCCCAGGGCTGCCTGCTGTCCCATGCCTCGGGCGTGGCCCGGGGGGAACGGGGGATTCTCCTGGCCGGGGTGGCCGGGGCCGGGAAATCCACCCTGGCCCTGCGCCTTGTGGGCCGGGGACTGGACTTCGTGTCCAACGACCGCCTGCTCGTGGGGCCACGGGAGCCCGGCCCCCGCATGTACGGCCTGGCCAAGATGCCGCGCATCAATCCCGGCACGGCCCTGGCCGATCCCAATCTGGTCCGGGTGGTTCCCGAGGCCGACCGCGCCGCCTTCGCGGCTCTTCCGACGGATCGGCTGTGGGAGGTGGAGCGAAAATACGATGCCGTCATCGACGATCTCTTCGGCCCCGGCCGGTTCCGGCTGGCCACGGACCTTTTTGCCGTGGCCGTGCTCACCTGGCGGCGCGGCGGCGGCAAAACGCGCGTCTGTCCGGTGGACCTGTCCGCCCGGCCCGATCTGCTTGGCCGCATCATCAAGCGTCCGGGCATCTTCCTGCGCTGCGCCCGGAACAGCGTCCACGATCCCGAGACATTCGCCCGCCGCCTGCACGGCCTGCCGACCTTCGAATTCTCAGGCGGCATCGATTTCCCGGCCGCCGAAGACGCCCTACTCGCCCTTCTGGATCGCCCGGAATAACCCTTCCCCCGCCTTCCGGCCGGGCGTTTTCCCCTCCCGGCTTGTCACACCCGTGATTTTATGGTTTTTTATCAAACCGCCATGGCGCACATCCGCCGCATACCCATTCCACCCACGCGCCGGCGCGAGAGACGGTCATGTACACGACTCCCCTGGTCCTGCCCCGACCGGCCGAAGGCGCACGGCAGAAACGCGTCCTGATCGTAGAGGACGACCCCGTTTCCGCCCAGGTTCTGGCCAAGCGCCTGGACCTCCTCGGATTTCTCTGCACCGGGATCGCCCAGGATGCGGACACCGCCCTGGACATGGCCAAAACCGCCCTCCCCGATCTCGTGCTCCTGGACATCCGCATCCCCGGAAGCATGGACGGCATCGGCCTGTGCGACGTCATCCAGCGCCGCCACCACATTCCGGTGATCCTGGTCACCGCCTACACCCAGGAGGAGATCACCACCCAGGCCGCCGCCGTGAATCCCTACGGCCTGTTGTTCAAGCCCGTGGATTTCTCCCAACTCCGGGTGGCCATGGAAACGGCCCTGCGCAAGCGGGCCGAAGAGGATCTGCAGGAGAGCTCCGAACGCTTCCGGGCCACCTTCGAACAGGCCGCCGTGGGCATGTGCCATGTGCTGACCGACGGCCGGTTCCTGCGGGTCAACGAGCAACTGTGTCGGCTTCTGGGCTTTTCCCGCCCGGAGTTGGCCGGGAGCGCCCTGCGCGCCGTCACCCATGAAGACGATCTGGAAATGGCTGACGCGGCCATCGGCAGCATCCTCTCCGGCCACATCGAGACCCACACCTTCGAGATGCGCCTGGCCCGCAAGGACGGCTCCCTGGTCTGGACCCTGGTCACCCTCTCGCCCGCCCGGGGGGCCTCCGGGGACATCGACTATCTCATCGCCGTCATCCAGGACGTGACCCAGAGCCACCGCGCGGCGGAGGAACTGCGGGACAACGAGGAGACCCTGCGCAACATCCTCAACGGCATACGCGCCGCCATCTTCATCATCGATCCTGAATCCAAGGTGATCCTGGACGCCAACGCCATCGCCGAGGATCTCCTGGGTCTGTCCAGGGAGGAGTTTCTGGGCAAATCCTGCTGCACGCTCGACTGGCAGGACAAGCGGGGCCGCGAGATATCCGGGTTGTGCCGGTTCCGGGACAACTCCCTGGTCAACGAGGAAATGCGCCTGAAAAAGGCCGACGGCCGGGTCGTGCCCATCATCAAGACCGTGATCCCGGGCATGCGCCGGGGCCGGACGGTGCTGTACGAGATCGTATTCGACATCTCCGAGCGCAAGGCCCTGGAACGGCGGCTGTCCATCGCCCAGAAGCTCGAATCCGTGGGCGAGCTGGCCGCCGGGGTGGCCCATGAGATCAACACCCCCATCCAGTACATCGGCGACAACCTGCACTATCTGCAATCCGCCTACGCCGATCTGCACCGCATCCTGGACGCGGCCCTGTCCGCCCTGGCCCTGCCTTCGGTGCGCGACGCCGCCGGGGAGGCCCTGCGGGAGGTGGACGCCGCCCGCACCGCCGCCGATCTGGACTTTTTGGCCGAAGAGGTGCCCAAGTCCCTGGAACAATCCCTGGAGGGCGTGGAACGGGTGGCCTCCATCGTCCGAGCCATGAAAAAATTCTCCCATCCTGGCGGTGAGGAAAAAACCGCCGTGGACATCAACAAGGCCGTGGAAAACACCATCCTGGTGGCCAGGAACGAATGGAAATACGTGGCCGACGTGGTCACCGACCTGGATGCCGACCTGCCGCCCGTGCATTGCCTGCCCGGCGATTTCAACCAGGTGATCTTAAACGTGCTCATCAACGCCGCCCACGCCATCGGCGACGCCGTGCGCGGCACATCGGAAAAAGGCCGTATCACCATCGTCACCCGTCGTGAGGGACGCCTGGCTCGGCTTTCCATCACGGACACCGGCACGGGCATCCCGGAAAAGAACCGGGAAAAAATCTTCGACCCCTTTTTCACCACCAAGGAAATTGGCCGGGGCACCGGCCAGGGACTGGCCATCGTCCACGACATCGTCGTGGAAAAACACGACGGAACCATCGATGTGGAGTCGGAGGTGGGCAAAGGCGCCACGTTCCACATCCGCATTCCCATTGGCGGCGACCATGGATGCGAGGCCCCGAAATGAAAAAGAAACGCATCCTGTTCGTTGACGACGAGCAGCATGTGCTCGACGCCCTGCGCCGCATGCTGCACGGCATGCGCGACCAATGGGAGATGAGCTTCGCCACCTCCGGGAAGCGGGCCCTGGACATCCTGCAGACCTCCCCCCAGGACGTGATCGTGGCCGACATGCGCATGCCGGGCATGGATGGCGTCACGCTGCTCGACGAGGTCCGCTCAAGCCATCCCGCCGTCATCCGCCTGGTTCTGTCCGGCCATTCCGATACGAACACGGCGCTCAAATCCGTACGCCATGCCCACCAATTCCTGCTCAAGCCCTGCCAACCCGGGGAACTTCGGGCCGCCATAGAACGGGCCACCACCCTTCAGGACATCTTTTCCAACGAGGCGGTCAAGACCGTGGTGGCCAGGATCGAGACCCTGCCCAGCCTGCCCCGGACCTATCTGGAACTCATGCAGGAACTGCGTCGGGAAGAGCCGTCCCTGCGTATCGTGGGGGATCTGATCAACCAGGACATGGGCATGTCCGCCAACATCCTAAAACTCGTCAATTCGGCCTTTTTCGGCCTGCGCACCCATGTCTCGAGCCCGGTCCACGCCGTGAACCTGCTGGGCACCGAGATCATCAAGGCCCTGATCATTTCCCTGCATCTGTTCTCCCGTTTCAATCTGGACCGCTTCCCGGGGTTCTCCCTGGAGCTTTTATGGAAGCACAGCCTGACCACCGGACTCTTCGCCAAGACCATCGCCCAGGTCGAGGAGCGCAGGCCCCAGGAGATCGACGACTGTTACATCTCCGGGCTTTTGCACGACGTGGGCAAGCTCCTTTTAGCCGCCAACTTCGAGCAGGACTACCAGCAGGTGCTCGCCCGCAGCCGGACGGAACAGCGCACGGTGCATGACATGGAAAAGGAAGTCTTCTCGGCCTCCCACGCCGAGATCGGGGCCTACCTGCTGGGCCTGTGGGGACTTCCCGAAAACGTGGTCACGGCCATCTTCTCGCACCATACGCCCCCGGCCGCCCCCCTATCGGGCTTCTCCACCCTTCTGGCCGTGCATGCGGCCAACAGCCTGGAACACGAGCTGGTGGTGCTCAACGCCGACTACGCCCCCCACCCCATGGACACCACCTTCCTGGAGGACTCCGGCATGGGGCGCAGGATCGAGGACTGGCGGCAGGCCTGCTCCCGACGACTTACGGAGGAATTCCATCTTGAACGAGAAAATTCTCTTCGTTGACGATGAAGCCAACATCCTGGACACCTTCCGCCGGGGACTGCACAGGCGGTTCACCCTGGAAACGGCCCCGGGCGGCAAGGAGGGGCTCGACTGCCTGCAAAGCTCAGGCCCCTTCGCCGTGGTGGTTTCCGATCTCAAGATGCCCAAGATGGATGGCATCCAGTTTCTGCGCCACGTGCGCGAGATGTCCCCCAACACCGTGCGGGTCATGCTGACCGGACATGCCGACCTGGAGGCGGCCATTGCGGCCGTGAACGAAGGGCACGTCTTCCGGTTTTTGACCAAGCCCTGCGACGGGGGAACCCTGATAAAGACCCTGGAGGCGGCCCTGGAGCAGTACCGGCTGATCACCGCCGAAAAGGAGCTGTTGCACGGCACCCTGCGCGGCAGCATCAAGGTGCTGGTGGAGATCCTCTCCCTGGTCAACCCCGAGGCCTTCGGCCGCAGCGAACGCATCAAGCGCATGGTCGTGGCCACGGCCAAGGAGCTTCGGCTCAAGAACATCTGGCGTCTGGAACTGGCGGCCATGCTCTCCCAGATCGGCTGCGTGTCCATCCCCGAGGAGATCCTCTCCAAGAAGTATTCCGGCCAGCCCCTTGGCCCCGAGGAGGAACAGATCTACGGCATGCACGCCTCCATCGCGGTGAAGCTTCTGGACAACATCCCGCGCATGGACGAGATAAACGACATCATCGCCCACCAGGCGGACAACTATGTCGTCGGTCTCGAACAGCCCATAGGGGCCCGCATCCTCAAACTGGCCCTGGATTTTGACGACCTGGAACAACAGGGGATGACCAGGGAAAAGGCCATCTCCGTGATGCGGGATCATCCCGAGTCCTACGATCCCGGGATTCAGACCGCCTTCGAGCGGGCCGTGTTTGTCGAAGAAGGCTTCGTGCCCAGACGCCTCCCCGTGCGCGAGCTGCTCCCGGGCATGATCCTTGGCGCAGACGTCAAGACCGTCTCCGGCATCCTGCTTTTGGCCAAGGGGCAGGAGCTCACGGACCTGGTTTTGGAACGCCTGATCCGGCTTTCCGGAACCTATGAGGTGCGTGAGCCTGTCCTGGCCCTGGCGCCCATTCAATGATCAGCGTAACGCTCCGGGATCGGGAAACACCCGCCCCGGGGACTGTCTCGTCCAACAGACAAAAGGAGCGCCCATGCGCGTGACGTCGAAAAAAAAAGGGAACTGCGTGGTGGTGGAGATCGGCGAGGCCGAGCTGAATCTGACCGTGTCCGACGCCTTCAAGGAAACGGTTCTCGAACGCTACGCGAGCCTGGGCGGGGGAGACCTGCTGCTCGACCTGCGTCAGGTGAACTTCATGGACAGCAAGGCCATCGGGGCCATGGTGGCCATCCGCAAGGCCGTTGCCGCCAGGAAAAGCCGGATGGGCATCTGTGAACTGCATCCCCACGTGCGCAAGGTGGTGGGGGTGGTCACCCTGGGAACCATCTTCGATATCTTCGAGACCCGGGCGGAGGCCCTGGCGGCCTATGGCGCCGGGGGCTAGGCCCCGGTCGGGACCGCCTGCCCGCCGGGTTCTCCGTCCGTACGCCGGATGGCCAGCATGGCCAGATCATCGGTGAGACGCCCCATGCAGAACGGCAGGGCCTGGTCGATGACCCGGCCGATGAGTTCGCGCGGCGGGATGTCCGGATGCAGGAGATCCACCAGGCGTTTTTCCCCGAAAAACTCCCCCGTCGGGGAGCGCAGTTCCGTCACCCCGTCGGTGAGCAGAAAAAGCGTGGAACCCGGCGCAAAGGGGACGGTCAGGGTCTGCCATGTGAAGTCCTGGTGGAACCCCAGCCCCGGCCCGGTGGGGCCGAGGGTGAGCGTGGACCCGCCCAGCACGTAGGCCGGGGCATGCCCGGCGGAGAGAAAGCGCAGGGTGTTTGTCCGGCGGCTGGCAGCGGCAAAGGCCAGGGTCACGTACATGTCCAGATCGCCGCCCGCGAGCATGGCGTAGAGCATGCGATTGAGTTCGGCCACCATGTCCGCCGGGTCCGGGCGCGAGGTGGCCAGGGAATACAGCAGGCCCTTGCACACGGCCATGAGCAGGGCCGCCGAGGCCCCGTGGCCGCTGATGTCGGCCATGACGATGCGCACGGTCTCGCCGTCGTCCCAGGCGTCGTAGAAGTCCCCGCCGATCTGTTCCTGGGCCTGATAGACGGCGCTGGCCTCAAATCCCGGGAACTCCAGGCGTTGCGGCAAAAGCTGGCTTTGCACATGCCCGGCCAGATATTGTTCGCGTTCGAGCAGGGCGTTTTTCACCTGAAGTTCGCGGCTCAGCGCGGCCAGCCGCAGGTGGGTGTCCATGCGGGCCAAAAGCTCCCGCTTTTCGTAGGGTTTTTGCACGAAATCGTTGGCTCCGGCCTCGAAGGCCTCCACCCATTTTCCCCGATCCGTCTCGGTGGACAAAAAAAGGATGGGGATGTTGGCGTGTTCGGGGTCTTCGCGGATGCGGCGGATGGCCTCGATGCCGTCCATGCCGGGCATCATGAGGTCCATAAGGATCATGTCCGGGGCGGCCTGCTGCACGATCTCCACAGCGCGCAGGCCATCTGAGGCTTCCACGATTTCGATGCCTTCGAGCATGGCGATATGCCGTTTGAGCATGTCGCGGACGATGCGGTTGTCGTCCACGAGAAGCACCCTGGGCATGTTTGCGGCCCTCCCCTTCCTCTCTCATCGCCGTCACTTCACCGGGCACCTACACCAACCACTGGCTTCGCGCCAGCCCCGATATGACGCATGCGGCAGAACCTGCCGCAACACATCGGCCCGGGCTTTGCAATGTTGCCCCTGGGATGTGGCCCGATAGCCGAAACAGGGGACGGCGGCGCATCCCGTGACGCGTGTTGCACGCCGGGGTGCGTGCGCCAGAGTGCCCATTTCCCGCTCCTGCGGCACGCCGCAACCAGAGACGGGGCACGCCTGGCGGATCGCCCGGCAAGACCAGGGAGGACGGCCATGCTGGGAATGCTCTTTTTGGGATTCGTGTTGGGGACGGCGAGTGCGCTTTTTTTATGCGAGGTGTGGTTTTCGGCCCGGGGCGGCCGCCCGCAGTAAGACCTGGCCGCAGACCCGGCTAGAGGTAGAGCAACACCACATAATAAAACGCCAGCGCAGCGGAATAAAACACCTTATCGGCCTTGCTCATGACTCCTCTCTTTTCCGGACCGGCACGGGACACGACGGCGCGCCCCGGCCCGGACGAAATTTCCGGGACATTTCCCGGCGCTTGGACGGAAAACTTCTTGCCAACAACCAGGGCATTTTGTAAAGACCCCTTTCCGGCGCCGAGGTAGCTCAGTCGGTAGAGCAGGGGACTGAAAATCCCCGTGTCGGCAGTTCGATTCTGTCCCTCGGCACCAGGAATTTCAAGGGCTTACGGTTGAAAAACCGTAGGCCCTTTTTGCTGTTTCCTGGGCCGTGTCCCCACTTTGGCCCCACTCTCGTTTTCGCCTCTTGGTCGGCATCGTTTTGGGCGGACGGGCCTGGGGCCTGTCGGGGTCTTTTCAGCCCGGATCATGACGCCGAGTTCGACATGGAGAATATTTCGTCAGTCTTTCCTGCGCGTTTTCCCCTTAAACAGTCGCCAGTCGAATTTGCGACGCCGCAGCCACGGCCACCAGCGCATGGCGATGAGGACCGCCAGGAGCAGGACCAGATAGATGAGGTGCAGCGCGTCGGATCGGTTCATTGTGCTGTAATTTTACCGGGCCTACACGGCCAGCAGGCGCCTGGGGTCGACGTTCAGGGCCTTGGCCAGCAGGCGGGCGTTTTTCTTTCCAATGGGGCGCTTGCCGTTCTCCATCTCGGAAATGTGGCGACGCGGGATGCCGGTTGCCTGGGCAAGGGCGGCCTGGGTCATGTCCTCGCGGTACCGCGCCCCGGCCAGGAAAACACCGGGCAATTCCGCGTCCGCAAAGGGCAGCACCCCCCGCCAGGGCTTGGACGGCGTTTCCCGGGCCTCGAAGCCAAGACCGCGCAAGAGATCCACGGCCTCCTGGCGCTTGGCCGCCGGGCCGGTAAAGCAAAGCTCCACGGCGTCAATAGGGGGCTTTTTTGTGAGTGCCTGCATAGATCATCTCCCGCCTGCGACAATTCCCGCCCGGCA
Above is a genomic segment from Desulfolutivibrio sulfodismutans DSM 3696 containing:
- a CDS encoding PP2C family protein-serine/threonine phosphatase, yielding MPRVLLVDDNRIVRDMLKRHIAMLEGIEIVEASDGLRAVEIVQQAAPDMILMDLMMPGMDGIEAIRRIREDPEHANIPILFLSTETDRGKWVEAFEAGANDFVQKPYEKRELLARMDTHLRLAALSRELQVKNALLEREQYLAGHVQSQLLPQRLEFPGFEASAVYQAQEQIGGDFYDAWDDGETVRIVMADISGHGASAALLMAVCKGLLYSLATSRPDPADMVAELNRMLYAMLAGGDLDMYVTLAFAAASRRTNTLRFLSAGHAPAYVLGGSTLTLGPTGPGLGFHQDFTWQTLTVPFAPGSTLFLLTDGVTELRSPTGEFFGEKRLVDLLHPDIPPRELIGRVIDQALPFCMGRLTDDLAMLAIRRTDGEPGGQAVPTGA
- a CDS encoding PhoU domain-containing protein — translated: MKFLEGIEENLRFMVLEVSRQVESTLNCLEDPDPALIAKIESRDDYIDNLKSVIENLCYSKIHGPSGAYKPAVDLARAINIVSANLERVADHAVNIVMQVQYLSDAAFIKRYDYLAGFHEVDKALGIIVKALLSQDVTLAFKICRAEFNLDAIFKDNFDRILVDLRKGESPENCITCHNIFRYLERMGDSILNIGEAIIFAAVGEKFKIHQYQALKDTLAQRGAEVPITKGEFQSIWGTHSGCRIGKLPDKPGSKSHGVLFKEGNATKIIQEKENIERWEAILPGLPPRVQGFQSEGDSASMLLEYLGGCTLQQIVLTADAEIAANAMFLVEQTMSLLWDKTKKDGQVSAGYIRQLHARLEDVFRLHPDFDTPPRTMGDLELWSFAEMLEATAELERQLPAPFSVFIHGDCNINNIIYEHTEQRIHYIDLHRSKDTDYIQDVSVFLVSNFRLPIMDQSMRARPNQVIARFLDFSRDYALAHGDDTFEARLTLGLIRSFLTSTRFEFNRDFAKDMFLRCTYLMGRILTHAGSPWQDFRLPERVLYY
- a CDS encoding HprK-related kinase B; this translates as MRDLPPARADAPPPGQSLAQAVAVLCQAFAPAASLSLVLAQTRVAVVCDSPDTARAVGAAFRDFAAPPGPADITILLHCRPPVPEDFCPGVVLADRPFDPRDATSKEQWADLPGGRVVRKKRTGMVFVFGDNVHVAAGPCLDHLDQIVNFINFRMVARHLAQGCLLSHASGVARGERGILLAGVAGAGKSTLALRLVGRGLDFVSNDRLLVGPREPGPRMYGLAKMPRINPGTALADPNLVRVVPEADRAAFAALPTDRLWEVERKYDAVIDDLFGPGRFRLATDLFAVAVLTWRRGGGKTRVCPVDLSARPDLLGRIIKRPGIFLRCARNSVHDPETFARRLHGLPTFEFSGGIDFPAAEDALLALLDRPE
- a CDS encoding response regulator — translated: MKKKRILFVDDEQHVLDALRRMLHGMRDQWEMSFATSGKRALDILQTSPQDVIVADMRMPGMDGVTLLDEVRSSHPAVIRLVLSGHSDTNTALKSVRHAHQFLLKPCQPGELRAAIERATTLQDIFSNEAVKTVVARIETLPSLPRTYLELMQELRREEPSLRIVGDLINQDMGMSANILKLVNSAFFGLRTHVSSPVHAVNLLGTEIIKALIISLHLFSRFNLDRFPGFSLELLWKHSLTTGLFAKTIAQVEERRPQEIDDCYISGLLHDVGKLLLAANFEQDYQQVLARSRTEQRTVHDMEKEVFSASHAEIGAYLLGLWGLPENVVTAIFSHHTPPAAPLSGFSTLLAVHAANSLEHELVVLNADYAPHPMDTTFLEDSGMGRRIEDWRQACSRRLTEEFHLERENSLR
- a CDS encoding PAS domain S-box protein; this encodes MYTTPLVLPRPAEGARQKRVLIVEDDPVSAQVLAKRLDLLGFLCTGIAQDADTALDMAKTALPDLVLLDIRIPGSMDGIGLCDVIQRRHHIPVILVTAYTQEEITTQAAAVNPYGLLFKPVDFSQLRVAMETALRKRAEEDLQESSERFRATFEQAAVGMCHVLTDGRFLRVNEQLCRLLGFSRPELAGSALRAVTHEDDLEMADAAIGSILSGHIETHTFEMRLARKDGSLVWTLVTLSPARGASGDIDYLIAVIQDVTQSHRAAEELRDNEETLRNILNGIRAAIFIIDPESKVILDANAIAEDLLGLSREEFLGKSCCTLDWQDKRGREISGLCRFRDNSLVNEEMRLKKADGRVVPIIKTVIPGMRRGRTVLYEIVFDISERKALERRLSIAQKLESVGELAAGVAHEINTPIQYIGDNLHYLQSAYADLHRILDAALSALALPSVRDAAGEALREVDAARTAADLDFLAEEVPKSLEQSLEGVERVASIVRAMKKFSHPGGEEKTAVDINKAVENTILVARNEWKYVADVVTDLDADLPPVHCLPGDFNQVILNVLINAAHAIGDAVRGTSEKGRITIVTRREGRLARLSITDTGTGIPEKNREKIFDPFFTTKEIGRGTGQGLAIVHDIVVEKHDGTIDVESEVGKGATFHIRIPIGGDHGCEAPK
- a CDS encoding HD domain-containing phosphohydrolase; this translates as MNEKILFVDDEANILDTFRRGLHRRFTLETAPGGKEGLDCLQSSGPFAVVVSDLKMPKMDGIQFLRHVREMSPNTVRVMLTGHADLEAAIAAVNEGHVFRFLTKPCDGGTLIKTLEAALEQYRLITAEKELLHGTLRGSIKVLVEILSLVNPEAFGRSERIKRMVVATAKELRLKNIWRLELAAMLSQIGCVSIPEEILSKKYSGQPLGPEEEQIYGMHASIAVKLLDNIPRMDEINDIIAHQADNYVVGLEQPIGARILKLALDFDDLEQQGMTREKAISVMRDHPESYDPGIQTAFERAVFVEEGFVPRRLPVRELLPGMILGADVKTVSGILLLAKGQELTDLVLERLIRLSGTYEVREPVLALAPIQ
- a CDS encoding helix-turn-helix domain-containing protein, giving the protein MQALTKKPPIDAVELCFTGPAAKRQEAVDLLRGLGFEARETPSKPWRGVLPFADAELPGVFLAGARYREDMTQAALAQATGIPRRHISEMENGKRPIGKKNARLLAKALNVDPRRLLAV
- a CDS encoding STAS domain-containing protein; translation: MRVTSKKKGNCVVVEIGEAELNLTVSDAFKETVLERYASLGGGDLLLDLRQVNFMDSKAIGAMVAIRKAVAARKSRMGICELHPHVRKVVGVVTLGTIFDIFETRAEALAAYGAGG